From the Acidobacteriota bacterium genome, one window contains:
- the pstA gene encoding phosphate ABC transporter permease PstA: MTEPSATLRHPLLQTDAIAARMKKRYAAEKRFRLLCMLAIAAAVLFLILLFGDILRKGYTAFLQTEVRFDDLYFDPTLLDPLGTGSEESLRAGEYVALWRQPIKAQFQPEGRQARRQLYGLVSGGAEFELRDRVLADPSLVGQQMSVWLPASDDVDMLLKGHISRDLPEDERTVTDQQIAWIDQLASEGRIVRRFNTRFFTSGDSRDPEMAGILGAVIGSGLTLMVTLVLSFPIGVAAAIYLEELAPKNRWTDLIEVNINNLAAVPSIVFGLLGLAVFLNFFGLPRSAPLVGGMVLSLMTLPTIIIAARTAIKAVPPSIREAAYGLGASRLQVIQHHVLPLALPGILTGTIIGMAQALGETAPLLMIGMVAFIADLPSGPFDPATVLPVQIFLWSDIPERAFVERTSAAILVLLGFLISMNAFAVWLRRRTERRW; the protein is encoded by the coding sequence ATGACTGAGCCGAGCGCCACCCTGCGCCATCCCCTGCTGCAGACGGACGCCATCGCGGCGCGGATGAAGAAGCGCTATGCGGCCGAGAAGCGCTTTCGGCTGCTCTGCATGCTCGCCATCGCCGCGGCGGTGCTCTTCCTGATCCTGCTCTTCGGCGACATCCTGCGCAAGGGCTACACCGCCTTCCTGCAAACGGAGGTGCGTTTCGACGATCTCTACTTCGATCCGACGCTCCTCGATCCTCTCGGCACCGGCAGCGAGGAGAGCCTGCGGGCGGGAGAGTACGTCGCTCTCTGGCGCCAGCCGATCAAGGCCCAGTTCCAGCCCGAAGGGCGCCAGGCCCGCCGCCAGCTCTATGGCCTGGTGAGCGGCGGTGCCGAGTTCGAGCTGCGCGATCGGGTGCTGGCCGACCCCTCCCTGGTCGGCCAGCAAATGTCCGTCTGGCTGCCGGCTTCGGACGACGTCGACATGCTGCTCAAGGGGCACATCTCGCGTGACCTGCCGGAGGACGAGCGCACGGTCACGGACCAGCAGATCGCCTGGATCGATCAGCTCGCGAGCGAGGGGCGCATCGTGCGCCGCTTCAACACTCGCTTCTTCACCAGTGGCGACTCGCGGGATCCCGAGATGGCGGGCATTCTCGGCGCTGTCATCGGCTCCGGCCTGACCCTGATGGTGACCCTCGTGCTGTCCTTCCCGATCGGCGTGGCGGCGGCCATCTATCTCGAGGAGCTGGCGCCCAAGAACCGCTGGACGGATCTCATCGAGGTCAACATCAACAACCTGGCGGCGGTGCCCTCGATCGTCTTCGGTCTGCTCGGATTGGCGGTCTTCCTCAACTTCTTCGGCCTGCCGCGCTCGGCGCCGCTGGTCGGCGGCATGGTGCTGTCGCTGATGACCCTGCCGACGATCATCATCGCGGCGCGCACGGCGATCAAGGCGGTGCCGCCGTCGATCCGCGAGGCCGCCTACGGCCTCGGCGCGAGTCGCCTGCAGGTCATCCAGCACCATGTGCTGCCGCTCGCCCTGCCGGGGATTCTCACCGGCACCATCATCGGCATGGCGCAGGCCCTCGGCGAGACCGCGCCGCTGCTGATGATCGGCATGGTGGCCTTCATCGCCGACCTGCCGTCCGGCCCCTTCGACCCGGCGACGGTGCTGCCGGTGCAGATCTTCCTGTGGTCGGACATCCCCGAGCGCGCCTTCGTCGAGCGCACCTCGGCGGCGATCCTGGTGCTCCTCGGCTTCCTGATCTCGATGAATGCCTTCGCCGTCTGGCTGCGCCGCCGCACCGAGCGCCGCTGGTAG
- the phoU gene encoding phosphate signaling complex protein PhoU, whose translation MERHLDQQLEEIRQNLLRMGGLIEQMIDKANRALVERDEALIADVITTDQEVDQIEMDLDEACLATMARNQPTAVDLRFLVAVIKITNDLERVGDSAVNIVQSARRLNEEPPLKPYIDLPRMSEMTQRMIRESLDAFSTRNTELAVKVCQDDDAIDAVYRQLFRELLTFMIEDPKTVSRCLHLLLIARNLERIADHATNIAENVIYYVEGRDVRHSLAKSSTGTVG comes from the coding sequence ATGGAGCGCCACCTAGACCAACAACTCGAAGAAATCCGCCAGAACCTCCTCCGCATGGGTGGTCTCATCGAGCAGATGATCGACAAGGCCAACCGGGCTTTGGTCGAACGCGACGAGGCGCTCATCGCCGACGTCATCACGACCGACCAGGAAGTCGATCAGATCGAAATGGACCTCGACGAGGCCTGCCTTGCGACCATGGCGCGCAATCAGCCGACCGCCGTCGACCTGCGCTTTCTGGTGGCGGTGATCAAGATCACCAACGATCTCGAGCGGGTCGGCGACTCGGCGGTGAACATCGTCCAGTCGGCGCGCCGCCTCAACGAAGAGCCTCCCTTGAAGCCCTACATCGATCTGCCGCGCATGTCCGAGATGACCCAGCGCATGATCCGCGAGAGCCTCGACGCCTTCAGCACCCGCAACACCGAGCTGGCGGTCAAGGTGTGCCAGGACGACGACGCCATCGACGCCGTTTACCGGCAGCTCTTCCGCGAGTTGCTGACCTTCATGATCGAGGATCCGAAGACGGTCAGCCGCTGCCTCCATCTGCTGCTGATCGCGCGCAATCTCGAGCGCATCGCCGATCACGCCACCAACATCGCCGAAAACGTCATCTACTACGTCGAGGGTCGCGACGTGCGCCATTCCCTCGCCAAGTCCTCGACCGGGACGGTCGGATAA
- the pstB gene encoding phosphate ABC transporter ATP-binding protein PstB, producing MQQIISDGNAETPSVPPLVEDEQQSATRPDIESPIFDVRDLSLHYGDKQALHEISLQIPEKQITAFIGPSGCGKSTLLRCLNRLNDLVDIARIEGQVLFEGVDLYSPDIDVYLLRKRIGMVFQKSNPFPKSIWENVAYGCKLQGISKKSELDDIVEKSLRGAALWDEVKDRLEDSALGLSGGQQQRLCIARAIAVEPEVILLDEPCSALDPIATAKVEELMQELKNDYTQVIVTHNMQQASRVSDYTAFLYLGDLIEYGPTDKLFVKPMKQQTEDYITGRFG from the coding sequence ATGCAGCAAATCATCTCCGACGGCAACGCCGAGACCCCCAGCGTTCCCCCACTGGTCGAGGACGAGCAGCAGTCGGCTACTCGCCCCGACATCGAGAGCCCGATCTTCGACGTCCGGGACCTCTCCCTCCACTACGGCGACAAACAGGCCCTCCACGAGATTTCCCTGCAGATCCCGGAAAAGCAGATCACTGCTTTCATCGGCCCCTCCGGCTGTGGCAAGTCGACCCTGCTGCGCTGCCTCAACCGCCTCAACGACCTGGTGGACATCGCCCGCATTGAGGGCCAGGTGCTGTTCGAGGGCGTCGACCTCTATTCACCGGATATCGATGTCTACCTGCTGCGCAAGCGCATCGGCATGGTGTTCCAGAAGTCGAACCCGTTCCCCAAGTCGATTTGGGAAAACGTCGCTTACGGCTGCAAGCTGCAGGGCATCTCGAAGAAGTCCGAGCTCGACGACATCGTCGAAAAGAGCCTGCGCGGCGCCGCCCTCTGGGACGAGGTCAAGGACCGCCTCGAGGACAGCGCCCTGGGTCTTTCCGGCGGCCAGCAGCAGCGCCTGTGCATCGCCCGCGCGATCGCCGTCGAGCCCGAGGTCATCCTCCTCGACGAGCCCTGCTCGGCCCTCGACCCGATCGCCACGGCCAAGGTCGAGGAGCTCATGCAGGAGCTCAAGAACGACTACACCCAGGTGATCGTGACCCACAACATGCAGCAGGCCTCGCGAGTCTCCGACTACACCGCCTTTCTCTACCTCGGCGACCTGATCGAGTACGGCCCCACGGACAAGCTGTTCGTCAAGCCTATGAAGCAGCAGACCGAGGACTACATCACCGGAAGGTTCGGTTAG
- a CDS encoding PstS family phosphate ABC transporter substrate-binding protein, producing the protein MKKMFVLLTLVAFWTAPAALAQRDQIKIVGSSTVYPFATKVAEQFGRKSTFKTPVVESTGSGGGLKLFCSGVGVEHPDITNASRAIKASEVELCKGNGVTDITEIKIGYDGIVVANSKKGAKLDLTRKQIFLALAKEVPAGDGKLKANPYKKWSDVDPSLPNVKIEVLGPPPTSGTRDAFAELAMEGGCKKFDWIKALKKQDKNRYKAICHGVREDGAYVEAGENDNLIVQKLEANPNALGVFGFSFLDQNRDKIQGSKVDGVVPTFDNISDQSYPVSRPLFFYVKNAHADVIPGIRDFVKEFTSSGAMGDEGYLSELGLIPLPSGEYAGVKQAGLTLSSNVGR; encoded by the coding sequence ATGAAGAAGATGTTCGTCCTGCTCACCTTGGTCGCCTTCTGGACGGCCCCGGCGGCGCTCGCTCAGCGCGACCAGATCAAGATCGTCGGCTCGTCGACGGTTTACCCCTTCGCGACCAAGGTGGCCGAGCAGTTCGGCCGCAAGTCGACCTTCAAGACGCCGGTGGTCGAGAGCACCGGCTCCGGCGGTGGTCTCAAGCTCTTCTGCTCGGGTGTCGGCGTCGAGCACCCGGACATCACCAATGCCTCGCGTGCGATCAAGGCCTCCGAGGTCGAGCTCTGCAAGGGCAACGGCGTGACCGACATCACCGAGATCAAGATCGGTTACGACGGCATCGTGGTGGCCAACTCGAAGAAGGGTGCCAAGCTCGACCTGACTCGCAAGCAGATCTTCCTCGCCCTGGCGAAGGAGGTCCCGGCCGGGGACGGCAAGCTGAAGGCCAATCCCTACAAGAAGTGGAGCGATGTCGACCCGTCGCTGCCGAACGTCAAGATCGAGGTCCTCGGCCCGCCGCCGACCTCCGGCACCCGCGACGCCTTCGCCGAGCTGGCGATGGAGGGCGGCTGCAAGAAGTTCGACTGGATCAAGGCCCTCAAGAAGCAGGACAAGAACCGCTACAAGGCCATCTGCCACGGCGTCCGTGAGGACGGCGCCTACGTCGAGGCCGGCGAGAACGACAACCTGATCGTGCAGAAGCTCGAGGCCAACCCCAACGCCCTCGGCGTCTTCGGCTTCAGCTTCCTCGACCAGAACCGCGACAAAATCCAGGGCAGCAAGGTCGATGGCGTGGTTCCCACCTTCGACAACATCTCCGACCAGTCCTACCCGGTGTCGCGTCCGCTCTTTTTCTATGTCAAGAACGCTCACGCCGATGTCATCCCCGGCATCCGTGACTTCGTCAAGGAGTTCACCAGCTCCGGCGCCATGGGCGACGAGGGCTACCTCTCCGAGCTCGGTCTGATTCCGCTGCCGAGCGGTGAGTATGCCGGTGTCAAGCAGGCGGGTCTCACCCTGTCGAGCAACGTCGGTCGCTAA
- a CDS encoding cyclic nucleotide-binding domain-containing protein, which produces MDHRPEIDQLLNLAASLRRDDLPEEAGELLRVVLRLDPTHVGAKVALAEVRRSQRQADPKGRPPSLREQLREQLRRHAIDAAQFRGLAEIYLENNQRQRAEQCLEVARARDLASPGLHKLHGRLLFEGRDFAVAAEELGHSLRLDPFDGDAAELLGRAEYGCHELEKALEATIQAFLLTPRNSDKKSERLRRRIQTLRKVLEWDNRQLSQAFQARRAHLQIAFDRLEWRRERFLEEHGLEAEDLAPQRPTPPPTTGSRLALAGRLRRIPMLEHLGDDQIFELSAACRSEEVEAGTSLFHHGSYGRDIFWLEQGEIQIRRETSYGTFRLGTLQTGDLLGEAGYITGLERSGTAYAVTAATLMRLDADTLDLVIERHPELGVQLHWTFWHGLSRKLRATNGQLQSFFDPGALPENFLRLRRQDVVGARQVKVDPNAKIRLFREQGLSRRELMTLATFSRERSYPQGSFIFREGDEGQEMHIVLDGQVMISKFIAGGGDEGLAILGRGEFFGEMSLIDGEPRSADARPHGGSATVLTLDQSAVQEILSYDSPAALEFLQLLCRLIAHRLREIDEKVIGWRILSGDRSESVSA; this is translated from the coding sequence ATGGATCATCGCCCCGAGATCGACCAGCTCCTCAACCTCGCGGCCTCGCTGCGCCGAGACGATCTGCCGGAAGAGGCCGGCGAGCTGCTGCGCGTCGTCCTGCGCCTCGACCCCACCCATGTCGGCGCCAAGGTCGCCCTCGCCGAGGTTCGACGCAGCCAGCGTCAGGCCGATCCCAAGGGGCGACCGCCGAGCCTCCGGGAGCAGCTACGCGAGCAACTGCGGCGCCACGCCATCGACGCCGCCCAGTTTCGCGGCCTGGCCGAGATCTATCTCGAGAACAATCAACGGCAGCGCGCCGAGCAATGCCTCGAGGTGGCCCGCGCCCGGGATCTCGCCAGCCCGGGGCTGCACAAACTGCACGGCCGCTTGCTCTTCGAGGGCCGCGACTTCGCCGTCGCCGCCGAAGAGCTGGGCCACAGCCTGCGCCTCGACCCTTTCGACGGCGACGCCGCCGAGCTGCTGGGACGGGCCGAGTATGGCTGTCACGAGCTCGAGAAGGCCCTCGAAGCCACCATCCAGGCCTTTCTCTTGACGCCTCGCAACTCGGATAAGAAGAGCGAGCGTCTGCGGCGACGGATTCAAACCCTGCGCAAGGTCCTCGAGTGGGACAACCGCCAGCTCTCGCAGGCCTTCCAGGCTCGGCGCGCCCACCTGCAGATCGCCTTCGACCGCCTCGAGTGGCGCCGCGAGCGCTTTCTCGAAGAGCACGGCCTCGAGGCCGAGGATCTCGCCCCGCAGCGCCCCACTCCGCCCCCGACCACCGGCAGCCGCCTGGCGCTGGCCGGTCGCCTGCGGCGCATTCCGATGCTCGAGCACCTCGGCGACGATCAAATCTTCGAGCTCTCCGCCGCCTGCCGTAGCGAAGAGGTCGAAGCCGGCACCAGCCTCTTCCACCACGGCAGCTATGGCCGCGACATTTTCTGGCTCGAGCAGGGTGAGATCCAGATCCGGCGGGAGACCTCTTACGGCACCTTCCGCCTCGGCACGCTGCAGACCGGCGACCTGCTGGGCGAAGCCGGCTACATCACCGGCCTGGAGCGCTCCGGAACCGCCTACGCGGTCACCGCGGCGACCCTGATGCGCCTTGACGCCGACACCCTCGACCTGGTGATCGAGCGTCATCCGGAGCTCGGCGTCCAGCTCCACTGGACCTTCTGGCACGGTCTGTCGCGCAAGCTGCGCGCCACCAACGGCCAGTTGCAGAGCTTCTTCGACCCCGGCGCTCTGCCCGAGAACTTCCTGCGCCTGCGGCGCCAAGACGTGGTCGGAGCGCGCCAGGTCAAGGTCGATCCCAACGCCAAGATCCGGCTGTTTCGCGAGCAGGGCCTGTCGCGGCGCGAGCTGATGACGCTGGCCACCTTCTCGCGCGAACGCAGCTACCCCCAGGGCTCCTTCATCTTCCGCGAGGGCGACGAAGGCCAGGAGATGCACATCGTCCTCGATGGCCAGGTGATGATCTCGAAGTTCATCGCCGGCGGTGGCGACGAAGGCCTGGCCATTCTCGGCCGCGGCGAGTTCTTCGGCGAGATGTCCCTGATCGACGGCGAGCCCCGTTCCGCCGATGCCCGCCCCCACGGCGGCTCCGCCACGGTGCTCACCCTCGACCAGTCGGCGGTGCAGGAGATCCTGTCCTACGACAGCCCCGCCGCCCTCGAATTCCTGCAGCTCCTCTGCCGCTTGATCGCCCACCGCCTGCGCGAGATCGACGAGAAGGTGATTGGCTGGCGCATTCTCTCCGGCGACCGCAGCGAGAGCGTTTCGGCCTGA
- the pstC gene encoding phosphate ABC transporter permease subunit PstC, whose amino-acid sequence MKILLLLVALLAFSVVAHRLGRSRALAGASSVRDLHSLPGYYGLYAALWCALPALLLVLCWISLEPAVVERMTIEALPEESRELDDARLGLLVNDIKNLASGNIVSREVDPALQAAADHYSRLRRTAFMALVSIVALLACGGFFWAFRRISPRLAAIHRVERVVRGLLMLGSAIAILTTVGIVLSLLFESIRFFQRVPMSEFLFGLEWSPQTALRADQVGASGAFGAIPLLTGTLLVSALAMSVAAPVGLLSAIYMAEYASDRARKVLKPVLEILAGVPTVVYGFFAALTVAPAIRRFGESMGLDVASESALAAGAVMGVMIIPFVSSLSDDVITAVPRGLREASYGLGATQNETIRRVVFPAALPGIVGGLLLAVSRAIGETMIVVMAAGLAANLTINPLEAVTTVTVQIVTLLVGDQEFESAKTLSAFALGLLLFIVTLVLNVIALRVVRKYREQYD is encoded by the coding sequence ATGAAGATTCTGCTGCTCCTCGTCGCCCTGCTGGCGTTCTCGGTGGTGGCCCATCGCCTGGGCCGCAGCCGCGCTCTGGCCGGTGCTTCGAGCGTCCGGGACCTGCACTCGCTGCCCGGCTACTACGGCCTCTACGCCGCCCTCTGGTGCGCCCTGCCAGCCCTGCTGTTGGTCCTCTGCTGGATCTCCCTGGAGCCGGCGGTGGTCGAGCGCATGACCATCGAGGCCCTGCCCGAGGAGAGTCGCGAGCTCGACGACGCGCGCCTCGGGCTGCTGGTCAACGACATCAAAAATCTCGCCTCCGGCAACATCGTCAGCCGCGAGGTCGATCCCGCCCTGCAGGCGGCGGCGGATCACTACAGCCGGCTGCGTCGCACCGCCTTCATGGCCCTGGTGTCGATCGTCGCCCTGCTGGCCTGCGGTGGCTTCTTCTGGGCGTTCCGGCGCATCTCGCCCCGCCTGGCGGCGATCCATCGCGTCGAAAGGGTGGTCCGTGGCCTGTTGATGCTGGGCTCGGCGATCGCCATCCTGACCACCGTCGGCATCGTCCTGTCGCTGCTCTTCGAGTCGATCCGTTTCTTCCAGCGGGTGCCGATGAGCGAGTTCCTGTTCGGCCTCGAATGGAGCCCGCAGACCGCATTGCGCGCCGACCAGGTTGGTGCCAGCGGCGCCTTCGGTGCCATTCCGCTGCTCACCGGCACCCTTCTGGTGAGCGCCCTGGCGATGAGCGTGGCGGCCCCCGTCGGGCTGCTGTCGGCGATCTACATGGCCGAGTACGCCAGCGATCGCGCCCGCAAGGTGCTCAAGCCGGTGCTCGAGATCCTCGCCGGCGTGCCCACCGTGGTCTACGGCTTCTTCGCCGCCCTGACGGTGGCGCCGGCGATTCGGCGCTTCGGCGAGTCGATGGGGCTCGATGTCGCCTCGGAGAGCGCTCTCGCCGCCGGCGCGGTGATGGGCGTGATGATCATTCCCTTCGTCTCATCCCTTTCGGACGACGTCATCACGGCCGTTCCTCGCGGCCTGCGCGAGGCCTCTTACGGCCTCGGCGCTACCCAGAACGAGACCATTCGCCGAGTGGTCTTCCCGGCCGCCCTGCCGGGCATCGTCGGCGGCCTGCTGCTGGCCGTGTCGCGCGCCATCGGCGAGACCATGATCGTGGTGATGGCCGCCGGTCTGGCCGCCAACCTGACGATCAATCCTCTCGAGGCGGTGACCACCGTGACGGTTCAGATCGTCACCCTGTTGGTCGGCGATCAGGAGTTCGAGAGCGCCAAGACTCTCTCCGCCTTCGCCCTCGGCCTGCTGCTCTTCATCGTCACGCTGGTGCTCAACGTCATCGCCCTGCGGGTGGTGCGCAAATATCGGGAGCAATATGACTGA